In Anaerobacillus isosaccharinicus, one genomic interval encodes:
- a CDS encoding MetQ/NlpA family ABC transporter substrate-binding protein, which produces MKKLAGFLSAAFLSLALVACGQGEQPAEETKTAGETAPTETVEATEEVVKLVIGASNVPHAEVLEAAAPLLLEEGIEIEVVRFQDYVLPNRALASEELDANYFQHIPYLTAQNTDHGYGFVNAGGIHIEPIGVYSQKYASLEELPEGAEIIMSSAIPDHGRILAMLQDKGLITLAEGVGITATLEDIVENPKNFKFNDRVEASLLPQAYLNGEGDAVLINSNFALGAGLSPGQDAIALESSDVTNPYVNVIAVREGDENRPEIQKLVEVLQSETIRNFILENWGGDVVPAQK; this is translated from the coding sequence ATGAAAAAATTAGCAGGATTTTTAAGTGCAGCATTTTTATCACTTGCATTAGTTGCATGTGGACAAGGAGAACAACCAGCTGAAGAAACAAAAACAGCTGGTGAAACAGCACCGACTGAAACAGTAGAAGCTACTGAGGAAGTTGTAAAGTTAGTTATTGGAGCATCTAACGTACCACACGCAGAAGTATTAGAAGCAGCAGCACCTCTTCTATTAGAAGAAGGAATTGAAATTGAAGTTGTTCGTTTCCAGGACTACGTATTACCAAACAGGGCGTTAGCTAGTGAAGAACTTGATGCAAACTATTTCCAACACATTCCTTATTTAACAGCGCAAAATACAGATCATGGGTATGGTTTTGTTAACGCTGGTGGAATTCATATCGAGCCAATTGGTGTTTACTCACAAAAGTATGCTAGCCTTGAAGAACTTCCAGAAGGTGCTGAGATTATTATGAGTAGTGCTATTCCAGACCACGGTCGTATTTTAGCAATGTTACAAGACAAAGGTTTAATTACTTTGGCTGAAGGCGTAGGAATCACAGCTACTTTAGAAGATATTGTTGAAAATCCAAAAAACTTTAAGTTCAATGACCGCGTTGAAGCTTCACTTTTACCACAAGCTTACCTAAATGGTGAAGGTGATGCAGTACTGATTAACTCTAACTTTGCTTTAGGTGCAGGTCTTTCACCTGGTCAAGATGCAATCGCATTAGAATCTTCAGACGTTACAAATCCTTATGTAAACGTAATTGCTGTACGTGAAGGTGACGAAAACCGTCCAGAAATTCAAAAGCTTGTTGAAGTATTACAATCAGAAACAATTCGTAACTTTATCTTAGAAAACTGGGGCGGCGACGTAGTTCCAGCACAAAAATAG
- a CDS encoding methionine ABC transporter permease, with the protein MFSELLPNVKWSLVWNATQQTLYMTGISVVVTLILGVILGLILYLTDKGNLWENKIIHGMTAAVVNIFRSIPFIILIILLIPFTVILVGTFLGAKAALPALIIGAAPFYARMVEIALREIDKGVIEAAQSMGASHFQIIYKVLIPESLPALISGITVTAIALVSFTAMAGFVGAGGLGDLAFLDGFQRSRNDVTLVATVVILMIVFVIQSFGDYFKHVTDKR; encoded by the coding sequence ATGTTTAGCGAGTTACTTCCTAATGTGAAATGGTCGTTAGTTTGGAATGCAACACAGCAAACTTTATATATGACAGGAATATCGGTAGTAGTTACGTTAATCTTAGGTGTGATTTTGGGATTAATCCTCTATTTAACGGATAAAGGAAATCTTTGGGAAAATAAAATTATTCATGGAATGACAGCCGCTGTGGTAAATATATTCCGATCGATACCTTTTATTATTCTAATCATATTACTAATTCCATTTACGGTCATTCTAGTTGGAACATTCCTTGGTGCAAAAGCAGCTTTACCAGCATTAATCATCGGAGCAGCACCATTTTATGCAAGAATGGTTGAAATTGCACTTAGGGAAATTGATAAGGGTGTGATTGAGGCAGCGCAGTCAATGGGTGCTAGTCATTTCCAAATTATTTATAAAGTCTTAATACCAGAATCTCTTCCAGCCTTAATTTCTGGAATTACGGTAACGGCGATTGCACTTGTTTCATTTACGGCAATGGCAGGATTTGTAGGAGCTGGTGGTCTTGGTGACTTAGCGTTCCTAGACGGCTTTCAACGTAGTCGTAATGATGTAACATTGGTAGCAACAGTTGTTATCTTAATGATTGTGTTTGTAATCCAATCGTTTGGAGACTACTTTAAACACGTGACAGATAAACGTTAA
- a CDS encoding carboxymuconolactone decarboxylase family protein, whose translation MDDMKQNSYEMALHDYKLGLGHFTEKMPNIASKFNEFTEACFAEGKLSQKEKQLIALGISIYSQDEYCIIYHTKGCIDQGCSEEEILEAIGVTGAFGGGAAMSQAVTLVQDCIEEFNQTFN comes from the coding sequence ATGGATGATATGAAACAAAATTCTTATGAAATGGCACTTCATGACTATAAGTTAGGTTTAGGCCATTTTACAGAGAAGATGCCAAACATTGCGAGCAAATTTAATGAGTTTACAGAAGCTTGTTTTGCAGAAGGTAAGTTGAGTCAAAAAGAAAAGCAGTTAATTGCGTTAGGGATTAGTATTTATTCTCAAGATGAATATTGTATTATCTACCACACGAAAGGTTGCATTGACCAAGGGTGTTCTGAGGAAGAGATTTTAGAGGCGATTGGAGTTACTGGTGCATTTGGCGGGGGGGCAGCAATGAGCCAAGCTGTTACTCTAGTTCAAGATTGTATCGAAGAATTTAATCAAACGTTTAATTAA
- the sufC gene encoding Fe-S cluster assembly ATPase SufC, whose amino-acid sequence MTAPNLTVKDLSVAIEGKEILKGFNIEVKGGEIHAIMGPNGTGKSTLASALMGHPKYEVTDGEVSFNGKDLLEMEVDERAREGLFLAMQYPSEISGITTADFLRSAINSKRGEGNEISLMKFIRQLDKKMEILEMDEKYSQRYLNEGFSGGEKKRNEILQLLMTEPKIAILDEIDSGLDIDALKVVANGVNAMRSPEFGCLIITHYQRLLNYITPDFVHVMMQGRIVKSGGPELAARLEAEGYDWIKEELGIEDETVGQKA is encoded by the coding sequence ATGACTGCACCAAACTTAACGGTTAAAGACCTTAGTGTTGCTATTGAAGGTAAAGAAATCTTAAAAGGGTTTAATATTGAGGTAAAGGGTGGCGAAATCCATGCAATCATGGGGCCAAACGGAACAGGAAAATCAACTCTTGCTTCTGCTTTAATGGGACACCCTAAATATGAAGTAACTGACGGAGAAGTATCTTTTAATGGAAAAGATCTTTTAGAAATGGAAGTTGATGAAAGAGCTCGTGAAGGACTTTTCTTGGCGATGCAATATCCTAGTGAAATTTCTGGGATTACAACTGCTGATTTTCTACGTTCAGCTATTAACTCAAAACGTGGCGAAGGAAATGAAATTTCATTAATGAAGTTTATTCGCCAATTAGATAAAAAGATGGAAATTCTAGAAATGGACGAAAAATATTCACAACGTTACTTAAATGAAGGTTTCTCTGGTGGAGAGAAAAAGCGTAATGAAATTCTTCAATTATTAATGACAGAACCGAAAATCGCCATTTTAGATGAAATCGATTCTGGTCTTGATATTGACGCGCTTAAGGTTGTAGCAAATGGTGTAAATGCAATGCGCTCACCTGAGTTTGGTTGCTTAATCATCACTCACTACCAACGTTTATTAAATTACATTACTCCTGATTTTGTTCATGTTATGATGCAAGGTCGTATCGTTAAATCTGGTGGCCCAGAATTAGCAGCGCGCTTAGAAGCAGAAGGATATGACTGGATTAAAGAGGAATTAGGCATTGAAGATGAAACTGTAGGGCAAAAAGCATAA
- a CDS encoding phosphatase PAP2 family protein, with product MYKKFVANHFPLLYLLSIPMLHTIYNYLNKNHTEATNIITAVDHQIPFVPQFIIPYIGWYFFMFFYLIYFFQKDRKIYYESLIAINFGMIVCYVVYFFFQTTVPRPVLTGNEFFINLVRFIYTNDQPYNCFPSIHVLTTFIIMYGMYRSEIRSVFNRYFIYIFGTLIILSTVLVKQHSVVDGLASIILVLSTFALVSRLELAAFFIMKEKALKPVFTPSEY from the coding sequence ATGTATAAAAAATTTGTTGCAAATCACTTTCCACTATTATATTTGCTTTCAATCCCGATGTTGCATACAATTTATAATTACTTGAACAAAAACCATACAGAGGCTACAAATATTATTACAGCGGTCGATCATCAAATCCCGTTTGTACCTCAATTTATCATTCCTTACATCGGCTGGTACTTTTTTATGTTTTTTTACTTAATTTACTTTTTTCAAAAAGATAGAAAGATATATTACGAGAGTTTAATTGCTATAAATTTCGGAATGATTGTTTGTTATGTCGTTTATTTCTTTTTTCAGACAACAGTGCCAAGACCAGTGTTGACAGGTAATGAATTTTTTATTAACTTGGTTCGCTTCATTTATACCAATGATCAGCCATACAATTGTTTTCCAAGTATTCATGTACTGACAACCTTTATTATTATGTATGGTATGTATCGAAGTGAGATTCGAAGTGTTTTTAATCGTTACTTCATCTATATTTTTGGAACTTTAATTATTTTATCGACCGTTTTAGTTAAACAACATTCAGTTGTAGATGGGCTAGCATCTATTATTCTAGTTCTCTCAACTTTTGCATTAGTTAGTAGATTAGAATTAGCAGCCTTTTTTATTATGAAGGAAAAAGCGTTAAAACCGGTATTCACTCCGTCAGAATATTAG
- a CDS encoding TetR/AcrR family transcriptional regulator: MPQETREKILQAAIALMSLKGYSATTTKEISQLAGVSEMTLFRKYKTKQEILDNLIEKYTSSFQAKKIFVENDLVYDLEVDLANVSRTYQTFMNENKKVVLLAYKESGTHDEISERLTANPRLMKKFLMDYLLEMKRRDKIIPDINIELTVLSFMTMNLGFFSSQFISVKKVAVVSVEAFIEHSVKIFARGLKK, encoded by the coding sequence ATGCCCCAAGAAACAAGAGAGAAGATCTTACAAGCTGCGATTGCCCTGATGAGCTTAAAAGGCTACTCAGCAACAACGACAAAAGAAATTTCGCAGTTAGCAGGAGTGTCTGAAATGACACTATTTAGAAAATATAAAACTAAACAGGAAATTTTAGATAACCTGATCGAAAAGTACACATCTTCCTTTCAAGCAAAGAAAATATTTGTGGAAAACGATCTAGTTTATGATCTTGAGGTTGATCTTGCTAATGTAAGTCGAACATATCAAACTTTTATGAATGAAAATAAAAAGGTCGTCCTTTTAGCTTATAAAGAGAGTGGAACTCATGATGAAATTTCCGAGCGGTTAACAGCAAACCCGCGGTTAATGAAAAAGTTTTTAATGGATTATTTGCTTGAAATGAAAAGAAGAGATAAAATTATCCCTGACATAAACATCGAACTTACAGTTTTGAGTTTTATGACAATGAACTTAGGATTCTTTTCATCGCAATTCATTTCCGTAAAAAAGGTGGCAGTTGTCTCAGTAGAGGCTTTTATTGAACATAGTGTAAAAATATTCGCTAGAGGGTTGAAGAAGTAA